A genomic region of Pseudomonas frederiksbergensis contains the following coding sequences:
- a CDS encoding AfsA-related hotdog domain-containing protein yields the protein MSKSDSLRQVIELDDLKRVTDRVSGLYSHKGTRFNTLIGMPLQMARGEFYIPINIDERCELMGDHQTGQHVQGMLIIEAFRQSMLAVTDIFFPLVNGECNQYVLNMINTDFHHYLFPLPAHIKFSIIERRETRLRTRYRVSLEALQNELSCAAAEVSFTAHANQSVSGKEAELAASASEVCRFKQVAHELPINMLL from the coding sequence GTGAGTAAGTCAGACTCGCTGCGCCAAGTCATTGAGCTTGATGATCTTAAACGTGTTACCGATAGAGTCAGTGGTTTATACAGTCACAAAGGGACCCGGTTCAATACGCTCATCGGAATGCCACTTCAAATGGCAAGGGGGGAGTTTTATATTCCGATAAATATTGATGAGCGATGTGAGTTAATGGGCGATCACCAAACGGGACAGCATGTCCAAGGCATGTTAATTATTGAGGCGTTTCGCCAATCAATGCTTGCGGTAACGGATATATTTTTTCCTTTGGTTAATGGGGAGTGTAATCAATATGTATTGAATATGATTAACACTGATTTCCATCATTATCTATTCCCCCTTCCGGCGCATATAAAATTTTCAATAATTGAACGGCGCGAAACACGTCTTCGTACGCGTTATAGAGTCTCCCTGGAGGCACTTCAAAATGAGTTGTCTTGTGCTGCGGCAGAAGTGTCTTTCACGGCTCATGCTAATCAATCAGTGTCCGGAAAAGAGGCTGAGTTGGCCGCTTCTGCGTCTGAGGTGTGCAGGTTTAAGCAGGTAGCGCATGAGTTGCCTATCAATATGTTGTTGTAG
- a CDS encoding ABC transporter ATP-binding protein, translating into MYKLTVEELHKSYGSHEVLKGVSLKANTGDVISLIGASGSGKSTFLRCINFLETPNDGAMSLDGKQIRMVKDHHGMRVADDAELQRLRTRLAMVFQHFNLWGHMTVLENITMAPRRVLGVSKKDAEDRARRYLDKVGLPARVADQYPAFLSGGQQQRVAIARALAMEPEVMLFDEPTSALDPELVGEVLKVIQGLAEEGRTMIMVTHEMSFARKVSNQVLFLHQGRVEEEGAPEDVLGNPKSERLQQFLSGNLK; encoded by the coding sequence ATGTACAAATTGACTGTTGAAGAACTACACAAGAGTTACGGTAGCCACGAAGTGCTCAAGGGCGTTTCCCTGAAGGCCAACACCGGTGACGTGATCAGCCTGATCGGCGCCAGCGGCTCGGGCAAAAGTACCTTTTTGCGCTGCATCAACTTTCTCGAAACACCCAACGACGGCGCCATGAGCCTGGACGGCAAGCAGATTCGCATGGTCAAAGACCACCATGGCATGCGCGTGGCCGACGATGCTGAACTGCAACGACTGCGCACCCGTCTGGCGATGGTGTTCCAGCACTTCAACCTGTGGGGCCACATGACCGTGCTGGAAAACATCACCATGGCCCCGCGCCGGGTGCTGGGTGTCAGCAAGAAAGATGCTGAAGACCGCGCCCGTCGTTATCTGGACAAGGTCGGCCTGCCGGCCCGAGTGGCGGATCAGTACCCGGCGTTCCTGTCGGGTGGTCAGCAACAGCGGGTGGCCATTGCCCGCGCCCTGGCGATGGAGCCGGAAGTCATGCTGTTCGACGAACCGACCTCGGCGCTGGACCCGGAACTGGTGGGCGAAGTGCTCAAGGTAATCCAGGGCCTGGCTGAAGAAGGCCGGACCATGATCATGGTGACCCATGAAATGAGCTTCGCCCGCAAAGTCTCGAATCAAGTGCTGTTCCTGCATCAGGGGCGGGTGGAGGAAGAGGGCGCGCCTGAAGACGTGCTTGGCAATCCGAAGAGCGAGCGTTTGCAGCAGTTCCTCAGCGGCAACCTGAAGTAA
- a CDS encoding ABC transporter permease, giving the protein MIELLQDYWKPFLYSDGYHITGLAMTLWLLSASIFIGFLVSVPLSIARVSNKLYVRWPVQFYTYLFRGTPLYIQLLICYTGIYSLAAVRAQPVLDAFFRDAMNCTILAFALNTCAYTTEIFAGAIRSMNHGEVEAAKAYGLTGWKLYAYVIMPSALRRSLPYYSNEVILMLHSTTVAFTATVPDILKVARDANSATFLTFQSFGITALIYLLVTFALVGLFRIAERRWLAFLGPAH; this is encoded by the coding sequence ATGATCGAATTACTGCAGGACTACTGGAAGCCTTTCCTCTATAGCGACGGTTACCACATCACCGGCCTGGCCATGACCCTGTGGCTGCTCAGCGCCTCGATCTTCATTGGTTTTCTGGTGTCGGTTCCCCTGTCGATTGCCCGGGTTTCCAACAAGCTCTACGTGCGTTGGCCGGTGCAGTTCTACACCTACCTGTTTCGCGGCACGCCGCTGTATATCCAGCTGCTGATTTGCTACACCGGGATCTACAGCCTGGCAGCGGTCCGCGCGCAGCCGGTGCTCGATGCGTTCTTTCGCGATGCGATGAACTGCACCATCCTCGCCTTTGCCCTGAACACCTGCGCCTACACCACGGAGATTTTCGCCGGGGCGATTCGCAGCATGAACCACGGCGAAGTCGAAGCGGCCAAGGCCTATGGCCTGACGGGTTGGAAGCTCTATGCCTACGTGATCATGCCGTCGGCCCTGCGTCGCTCGTTGCCGTACTACAGCAACGAAGTGATCCTGATGTTGCACTCGACCACCGTGGCCTTCACCGCCACCGTCCCGGACATTTTGAAAGTGGCGCGGGATGCCAACTCGGCGACCTTTTTGACCTTTCAATCGTTCGGTATTACCGCGCTGATCTACCTGTTGGTCACCTTTGCGCTGGTCGGGCTGTTCCGCATTGCCGAGCGTCGTTGGCTGGCCTTTCTTGGCCCGGCTCACTAA
- a CDS encoding ABC transporter permease yields the protein MFEALLQTLGLSAFSLKGFGPLLLEGSWMTVKLSILSLLLSVLLGLIGASAKLSSVKLLRIPAQLYTTLIRGVPDLVLMLLIFYSLQTWLTSFTEALGWEYIEIDPFAAGIITLGFIYGAYFTETFRGAILAVPRGQMEAATAYGLSRAQRFRFVVFPQMMRFALPGIGNNWMVILKATALVSIIGLADLVKAAQDAGKSTYQLFFFLVLAALIYLVITSASNYVLRWLERHYAAGSREAVR from the coding sequence ATGTTCGAAGCACTTTTGCAGACACTCGGGCTCTCCGCATTCAGCTTGAAGGGGTTCGGCCCTCTGTTGCTGGAAGGCTCCTGGATGACCGTCAAGTTATCGATATTGTCGCTGTTGTTGAGCGTTCTGCTCGGCCTGATCGGCGCCAGTGCCAAACTCTCCAGCGTCAAACTGTTGCGGATTCCGGCCCAGCTCTACACCACGCTGATTCGCGGGGTGCCGGACCTGGTGCTGATGCTGCTGATTTTCTACAGCCTGCAAACCTGGTTGACCAGTTTCACCGAGGCGCTGGGCTGGGAATACATCGAGATCGATCCGTTCGCCGCAGGGATCATCACCCTGGGCTTTATCTACGGAGCGTACTTCACCGAGACCTTTCGTGGCGCGATCCTCGCTGTGCCCCGCGGGCAGATGGAAGCGGCCACCGCTTACGGCTTGAGCCGTGCTCAGCGCTTTCGCTTCGTCGTGTTCCCGCAAATGATGCGCTTCGCCCTGCCGGGCATCGGCAATAACTGGATGGTGATCCTCAAGGCCACCGCGCTGGTGTCGATCATCGGCCTGGCGGACCTGGTAAAGGCCGCTCAGGACGCCGGTAAAAGCACCTATCAACTGTTCTTTTTTCTGGTGTTGGCAGCGCTGATCTACCTGGTGATTACCAGCGCTTCGAACTATGTCCTGCGCTGGCTCGAACGGCATTACGCGGCAGGCTCTCGGGAGGCGGTACGATGA
- a CDS encoding transporter substrate-binding domain-containing protein: protein MKRTLLTLSALTLCMAAGVATAKEYKELRFGVDASYAPFESKAADGSLTGFDIDLGNAICAELKVKCKWVESDFDGTIPGLKANKFDGVISSMTVTPAREKVIDFSSELFSGPTALVYKKGSGVSDVASLKGKKVGYEQGTIQEAYAKAVLDKAGVETKAYANQDQVYADLMSGRLDATIQDMLQAKLSFLKSPQGADFEVSKPIDSELLPAKTAVGIAKGNTELKALLDKGIQALHDNGTYDAISKKHFGDLSLYSGK from the coding sequence ATGAAAAGAACATTGCTGACCCTTTCTGCTTTGACTCTGTGCATGGCCGCAGGCGTAGCCACGGCCAAGGAATACAAAGAGCTGCGTTTTGGTGTTGATGCGTCTTACGCACCGTTCGAGTCCAAAGCGGCCGATGGCAGCCTGACGGGCTTCGATATTGATCTGGGCAACGCGATCTGCGCCGAGCTGAAGGTCAAGTGCAAATGGGTCGAGAGCGATTTCGACGGCACGATTCCAGGCCTGAAGGCCAACAAGTTCGACGGCGTGATCTCCTCCATGACCGTGACTCCGGCCCGTGAGAAAGTCATCGACTTCTCCAGCGAGCTGTTCTCCGGCCCGACCGCACTGGTCTACAAGAAAGGCTCCGGCGTTTCTGACGTGGCCTCGCTCAAGGGTAAAAAGGTCGGCTACGAGCAAGGCACCATCCAGGAAGCCTACGCCAAGGCTGTGCTGGACAAGGCCGGGGTAGAAACCAAGGCCTACGCCAACCAGGACCAGGTTTACGCTGACTTGATGTCCGGTCGCCTCGACGCCACGATTCAGGACATGCTGCAAGCCAAACTGAGCTTTTTGAAGTCGCCGCAAGGGGCTGATTTCGAGGTCAGCAAACCGATCGACAGCGAATTGTTGCCCGCTAAAACAGCAGTGGGTATCGCCAAAGGCAACACAGAGCTCAAGGCCCTTCTCGATAAAGGCATCCAGGCGTTACACGACAACGGCACCTACGACGCGATCTCGAAGAAACACTTCGGTGATCTGAGTCTCTACAGCGGCAAGTAA
- a CDS encoding vWA domain-containing protein, translating into MSRMSNRQQTMGHQRGSVVVLAALSMAVLLGFVALSVDAGYVLYNQKRLQAATDAAALAGAADLWNSSFATAQTNAAAYSAGQGNNTLPANVTVSPASITGLQLVNAQLPAAGAVSKFNGIQVVQQATVPLYFSQVFGFPSMQITAASKAVAGGGAVPTKYNVIILLDTTGSMNTSDANCPGANGKSLTRLQCSQQAALTLINNLTNAGDNVGLMTYPPLAASSNFSCGSNQSIASSYSAVAQGVVTSGATYQVSGLSSGFLKNGQINTSSSIAQALGVGGCGGIQAIGGLGTYFTQAISSAQAALLSMSQGQSPPGQDVIVLMSDGDASSSQGQLGNTYKSQYGSECKAAVTAANTVKQTSTLIYTVAYIGGGSTSAPCSDGNSDLTPCNTMQQIATGPSYFFSDTCPNAAGGNVNLSTAFKTISYALTKPRLIPPNAI; encoded by the coding sequence ATGTCAAGAATGTCTAACCGGCAGCAGACCATGGGCCACCAACGTGGCTCAGTGGTTGTCTTGGCAGCCCTATCGATGGCCGTCCTGCTGGGGTTTGTCGCCCTGAGCGTCGATGCTGGCTACGTTCTCTACAATCAGAAGCGCTTACAGGCCGCCACTGATGCTGCCGCGCTGGCCGGAGCCGCCGACCTTTGGAACAGTTCGTTTGCAACGGCGCAAACGAATGCCGCCGCGTACTCCGCCGGACAGGGGAACAACACGTTGCCTGCCAACGTCACGGTGTCGCCGGCCAGCATCACAGGTCTGCAATTGGTCAATGCTCAGTTGCCCGCAGCCGGAGCAGTGTCGAAATTCAATGGTATCCAGGTAGTACAGCAAGCGACGGTGCCGCTCTACTTTTCCCAGGTATTTGGTTTCCCTTCAATGCAAATTACCGCTGCCTCGAAGGCTGTAGCCGGCGGCGGAGCCGTGCCAACCAAATACAATGTCATTATTTTGCTCGACACCACAGGATCGATGAATACCTCCGACGCTAATTGCCCAGGGGCAAATGGAAAGTCACTGACCCGACTCCAATGTTCCCAGCAGGCGGCACTGACACTCATTAACAACTTGACGAACGCTGGCGATAACGTGGGCTTGATGACCTACCCGCCGCTCGCAGCAAGTAGCAACTTTTCATGCGGCTCGAATCAATCTATAGCCAGTAGTTACTCGGCTGTGGCGCAGGGAGTTGTAACGAGCGGCGCCACCTATCAAGTCTCCGGGCTCAGTTCCGGCTTTCTCAAAAACGGCCAAATCAACACGAGTTCAAGCATTGCGCAGGCGCTAGGGGTAGGCGGCTGCGGCGGCATCCAGGCAATTGGCGGTTTAGGCACGTATTTTACTCAAGCGATTTCTTCCGCGCAGGCAGCCTTGCTGAGCATGTCACAAGGGCAGTCGCCGCCCGGGCAAGACGTGATCGTCCTGATGAGCGACGGCGATGCATCTTCATCGCAAGGTCAACTTGGCAACACCTACAAAAGCCAATATGGATCGGAATGCAAGGCGGCCGTTACTGCAGCCAATACCGTCAAGCAGACCAGTACGCTGATCTATACCGTGGCCTATATCGGTGGCGGTTCCACTTCGGCGCCGTGCAGCGACGGTAATAGCGATTTGACGCCTTGCAACACCATGCAACAGATCGCAACAGGCCCCTCCTATTTTTTCTCTGACACGTGCCCGAACGCAGCCGGGGGGAACGTCAACCTGAGTACGGCATTCAAAACCATCTCATACGCGCTGACGAAACCGCGACTGATCCCGCCAAATGCGATCTAA